The following nucleotide sequence is from Staphylococcus chromogenes.
TATAGCTCACATCAATGGTGGGAAAGTCAAGCAGAGCCTTTTTATCGTAAGCGTTCGATTACAGAGTTTGATGATTTGATTAGTTTAATGGCGATGCATCAAAAAAATGACTGTGATTTCGAAATGATGATTCTCAATTATAGTCCGCATTTGCGCACGTTTTTACATCGTCATGATTTGTTTGAATCAAAGTATTGGTCTGTTTTTGATGAAATTCAAGGATTTACGCATCAAACCCCACAATCTGTAGATTATAGACAACTCAATTGGCCAAGTGGTACGGAATTCGTGTATACGCCTTACCTCATTCGGGCGATTACCGCTAAAAATCGTTATTCCAATATTTACTTTAGTCAAGAAGGTTATTTAATTTGGATTGAGGACTTTGAAAATCAAACCAAATGTCGACGTTTTGTTTTTGATGATCGTGGATGCTTATCCAGTGTGCTTTATTTTGATGCGCAAGGTACGCCACAAACGCTTCGTTACATGACGCAAGATGGGGATTGGATTTTAGAGGAAAATCTCGTTCAAGGAACTGTGGCGGTACACGAAAAATATGAAATTCATTTTTCAAAATACACCTATTCGACGATGTCAGAGGTCATTCAAGAATATTTGGGCTATCATCGAGACCGTACGATGAACGATTTAGATGAAATCATTATTGCTGCAGATGTTCGACATAACGCTTTGATTACGAAGACGTTCAAGACACAGCGTTTATGTTTTTCTTTATTCCAACAGCGTAATCTAGACATGACTGAGCACGACTTGCAAACTATAGAAGCGGGGCAAAGTTGGCTTGTGGATACCCGGGAAAATGAACGGAGACTTGAAAAATATAAAGCCAAAC
It contains:
- the asp1 gene encoding accessory Sec system protein Asp1; translated protein: MKRFIPAWYSSHQWWESQAEPFYRKRSITEFDDLISLMAMHQKNDCDFEMMILNYSPHLRTFLHRHDLFESKYWSVFDEIQGFTHQTPQSVDYRQLNWPSGTEFVYTPYLIRAITAKNRYSNIYFSQEGYLIWIEDFENQTKCRRFVFDDRGCLSSVLYFDAQGTPQTLRYMTQDGDWILEENLVQGTVAVHEKYEIHFSKYTYSTMSEVIQEYLGYHRDRTMNDLDEIIIAADVRHNALITKTFKTQRLCFSLFQQRNLDMTEHDLQTIEAGQSWLVDTRENERRLEKYKAKHHLSNRLMRITPFDAQVMPNRSNQLHETYIGLWIDGLSESQLKSVLPQLVHYMEQHEEVRLVLLTEWEKHRVSRWLLNEITAINDRFNHKKDLPEELMELMKEVEEVVYIELKMVPFELDIVEAMTTLRIVIDLSEEPDLFLQICCLGAGLPQINQTETDYVQPGTNGLVINTEQALIPALDYFLTHLKHWNHSYAYSQKLAKNYASEKIIDQLNQLIEGGEYGA